Proteins from one Cellulosilyticum lentocellum DSM 5427 genomic window:
- a CDS encoding 4Fe-4S binding protein encodes MKKKEWYNYLWIFSSIYLILGFINILFAWVGLICFFVPLIISIVKGNKTYCNKYCGRGQLFEVLGNKLKLSRRKDIPAFLRAKWFRYGFLIFFLTMFVNMLFITYLVFAGNKGLKEVVTLLWTFKLPWNWAYTENIVAPWIAQFAFGFYSVMLTSSVMGIITMVLFKPRSWCVYCPMGTMTQMICRGKHH; translated from the coding sequence ATGAAAAAGAAAGAATGGTATAATTATTTATGGATTTTCTCTTCAATCTATTTGATTTTAGGGTTTATTAATATTCTTTTTGCATGGGTAGGATTAATTTGTTTCTTTGTTCCACTTATTATTTCCATAGTAAAAGGAAATAAGACTTATTGTAATAAGTATTGTGGTAGAGGGCAACTGTTTGAAGTTTTAGGCAATAAGCTAAAGTTATCTAGAAGAAAAGATATTCCTGCTTTTCTTAGAGCTAAATGGTTTCGCTATGGCTTTCTCATTTTTTTCTTAACCATGTTTGTGAATATGCTATTTATAACCTATTTAGTCTTTGCAGGAAATAAGGGTTTAAAAGAAGTTGTTACTTTGCTGTGGACGTTTAAGTTACCGTGGAACTGGGCTTATACAGAAAATATAGTAGCACCTTGGATAGCACAATTTGCGTTTGGCTTTTATAGTGTGATGTTAACCTCAAGTGTGATGGGCATCATAACAATGGTATTATTTAAGCCACGATCATGGTGTGTTTATTGCCCTATGGGTACTATGACACAAATGATTTGTAGAGGAAAACATCATTGA
- a CDS encoding beta-propeller domain-containing protein, translated as MKGFKSLGAVVGLSVLLTSTIILGARTNQETKLVPIKDEAELVRLLTDKKILVEPETLSEYEVLRGLENTIPNTQDIVANDQTSDMKSATSEGGYSETNIQEQGVDEDDVLKNDDRYIYKLVDRSKIMIMDTQPSLHIIGKIESDRVQFSSMFLEGNQLIVIGSEGRRYEPREIPITLKNGEVVNQIARQYTNISIYDVGNKKEPRLKREIVVQGNKHTMRKIEDKLYLVTESMIMRKANNAYTKEDILPAYKDSLQGEELQFAKPNQIYDVPWAQTRYMLNTTILTTIDLKQNKPTELKMLLGAIGNVYMDKEAMFLEIYGDYTTISRFNVEGQSLKYVGTGVIEGRLYNQFAMDLYDNYLRVATTSYNQQTYETINNLFIFDKQMNQVSSLTGLAPTERIYSARFEGKTGYLVTYKQMDPLFVLDLSNPKEPKVKGQLKIPGVSTYLHPIAENLVVGIGIATMDEEEGGNQYSNASTLQAGIKLSLFDVSNPNEPKEVNKIILGTRGSYSSAQYNHKAVTVHKGKAMLAIPVTIIYNKEKNLENFYGAYVFAVENGKLVGKAKLGRLTNSYGYYYGYNEDRVCYIGNKLYYLYEDKINEYEISNFKRLQTLTMQ; from the coding sequence ATGAAAGGATTTAAATCATTAGGAGCTGTAGTTGGATTAAGTGTATTATTGACTAGTACTATTATTTTAGGCGCAAGAACCAATCAAGAGACAAAGCTTGTACCTATAAAAGACGAAGCAGAATTAGTAAGGCTATTAACAGATAAAAAAATACTTGTAGAACCAGAAACTTTAAGTGAGTACGAAGTACTCAGAGGATTAGAAAACACTATACCTAATACACAGGACATTGTAGCCAATGATCAGACTAGCGATATGAAAAGTGCCACATCAGAAGGTGGTTATTCAGAAACTAATATTCAAGAGCAAGGAGTGGATGAAGATGATGTACTAAAAAATGATGATAGGTACATCTATAAACTAGTAGACCGTAGTAAGATTATGATTATGGATACTCAACCTAGTTTGCATATTATAGGGAAGATAGAAAGCGATAGAGTTCAGTTTAGCAGCATGTTTTTAGAGGGTAATCAGCTTATTGTCATAGGTAGTGAAGGACGTCGTTATGAACCTAGAGAAATTCCAATTACTTTAAAAAATGGTGAAGTGGTTAATCAAATCGCTAGGCAGTATACCAATATTAGCATATACGATGTAGGCAATAAAAAAGAACCAAGGTTAAAACGTGAAATTGTTGTACAAGGCAATAAACATACAATGAGAAAAATCGAAGATAAGCTTTATTTGGTTACAGAAAGTATGATTATGAGGAAAGCAAATAATGCTTATACAAAGGAAGACATATTGCCAGCTTATAAGGATAGCTTGCAAGGAGAAGAACTACAATTTGCTAAGCCTAACCAGATTTATGATGTCCCCTGGGCTCAAACTAGATATATGTTAAATACAACTATATTAACAACAATAGATTTAAAACAAAATAAACCTACAGAGCTGAAAATGCTTTTAGGAGCTATAGGTAATGTTTATATGGATAAAGAAGCAATGTTTCTAGAAATCTATGGTGACTATACTACCATTAGTCGCTTTAATGTGGAAGGACAGAGTTTAAAGTATGTAGGAACAGGTGTTATAGAAGGCAGGTTATATAATCAATTTGCTATGGATTTATACGATAACTATTTACGCGTAGCCACCACTAGCTATAATCAGCAAACGTATGAAACCATAAATAATCTATTTATCTTTGATAAACAAATGAATCAAGTAAGCAGCTTAACAGGTTTGGCTCCTACTGAACGTATTTATAGTGCTAGATTTGAAGGGAAAACAGGGTATTTAGTAACGTATAAGCAAATGGATCCTTTGTTTGTACTAGACTTAAGTAATCCTAAAGAACCAAAGGTAAAAGGGCAATTAAAAATTCCAGGAGTAAGTACTTATCTCCATCCCATTGCAGAAAATTTAGTAGTTGGTATTGGAATAGCTACGATGGATGAAGAAGAAGGTGGCAATCAATATAGCAATGCTTCGACCCTTCAAGCAGGAATTAAACTATCCCTTTTTGATGTGAGTAATCCAAACGAACCAAAAGAAGTGAATAAAATTATTCTAGGAACTAGAGGGAGCTACAGCAGTGCCCAATATAATCACAAAGCAGTTACTGTGCATAAGGGAAAAGCAATGCTAGCTATTCCTGTTACTATTATTTATAATAAAGAAAAAAACTTAGAAAATTTTTATGGCGCTTATGTGTTTGCAGTAGAAAATGGTAAGTTGGTAGGAAAAGCTAAACTAGGAAGGCTTACTAATAGCTATGGGTATTATTATGGCTATAATGAAGATCGAGTGTGTTACATAGGTAACAAACTTTACTACTTATATGAAGATAAAATAAATGAGTATGAAATAAGTAACTTTAAACGACTTCAAACTTTAACAATGCAATAA
- the thiM gene encoding hydroxyethylthiazole kinase yields the protein MLDDVIEKVRRQVPLIHCITNYVTVNDVANSLLAAGGSPIMADDLGEVEEMTSLCQGLVLNIGTLNRRTTASMLSAGKKANELGHVVVLDPVGAGASKLRTETALQLIKEIHFDVIRGNISEIKTLVFGDGNTQGVDAAEGDVVTEENLDEMICFARKLSERTGAIIAITGAIDLVVNTSKAYVIRNGNPLMAKITGTGCMLTGIMAAYVAAHREKAIEAAVMAISAMGYCGEIAYEKLKQIEGGTSTYKMLMIDEISKLTDEKLKGGCKIEVR from the coding sequence ATGCTTGATGATGTGATTGAGAAAGTAAGAAGACAAGTACCACTTATACATTGTATTACAAATTATGTAACAGTTAATGATGTAGCTAATAGCTTATTAGCAGCTGGTGGTTCGCCTATTATGGCAGATGATTTAGGAGAAGTAGAAGAAATGACAAGCTTATGTCAAGGTTTAGTCCTTAATATTGGAACGCTTAATCGAAGAACAACAGCTTCTATGCTCTCCGCTGGGAAAAAAGCTAATGAATTAGGACACGTAGTGGTACTAGATCCAGTAGGAGCAGGTGCTTCAAAGCTACGTACAGAAACAGCTCTTCAGCTAATAAAAGAGATTCACTTTGATGTTATTAGAGGGAATATTTCAGAGATTAAAACTTTAGTCTTTGGTGATGGGAATACACAAGGTGTAGATGCCGCAGAAGGTGATGTTGTAACAGAAGAGAATTTAGATGAAATGATTTGTTTTGCTAGAAAGTTAAGTGAAAGGACAGGGGCTATTATTGCTATTACAGGAGCTATTGATCTTGTGGTAAATACCAGTAAAGCTTATGTAATTCGTAATGGTAACCCATTAATGGCCAAGATTACAGGGACAGGCTGTATGCTCACAGGCATTATGGCAGCTTATGTAGCAGCTCATAGGGAAAAGGCTATAGAAGCGGCGGTGATGGCCATAAGTGCTATGGGATATTGCGGAGAAATTGCTTATGAAAAATTAAAGCAAATAGAGGGAGGAACCTCGACCTATAAAATGCTAATGATTGATGAGATAAGTAAACTAACTGATGAAAAACTAAAAGGGGGTTGTAAAATTGAAGTGCGATAA
- a CDS encoding GGDEF domain-containing protein — MLELLYLEVDILGIVILMMLLFNLIKNQRRKMLLDQNLFALLLITNLFLLICDAVMYLLNHRQFAYAREWNIVITTIYFILSPLICFFWLLYNDYKINQNKKRLLKYMPIYVIPTIISTFLTLLSPITGWIYAIDKYNDYHKGSLFIGIPLLAFTYLFYAAYLTIKKGKESDDLTKKELYHYMLILPIVPFIGSVVQSFICGVSITWILVTLTLLNMYINIQNHQIYTDQLTGLYNRKFIENYLLNNMQKPKDGILFALFIDVDKFKGINDTFGHLIGDKALIQIATILKRACSVKKDYLARMGGDEFLIVGRRASRDEVEAMTRQIQERVEIFNKSGQAEYILSLSMGYTVFGENNIHTMDAFINGADKQMYCHKHSK, encoded by the coding sequence ATGCTAGAATTGCTTTATTTAGAGGTAGATATATTAGGAATTGTTATTTTGATGATGTTGTTATTTAATCTCATAAAAAATCAGAGGAGAAAGATGCTACTCGACCAAAATTTATTTGCACTATTATTGATAACCAATCTATTTCTATTAATATGTGATGCGGTCATGTATCTTTTAAATCATAGACAATTTGCTTATGCCAGAGAATGGAATATAGTTATTACAACCATCTACTTTATTTTAAGTCCATTAATTTGCTTTTTTTGGCTGCTTTATAATGATTATAAAATAAATCAGAATAAGAAAAGATTATTAAAATATATGCCTATATATGTTATTCCCACTATAATAAGTACCTTTCTAACATTATTAAGCCCTATTACGGGATGGATTTATGCTATTGATAAATATAATGATTATCACAAGGGGAGTCTATTTATAGGCATTCCTCTTTTGGCATTTACTTATTTATTTTATGCGGCTTATTTAACCATAAAAAAAGGGAAGGAAAGTGATGATTTAACAAAAAAGGAATTATATCATTATATGCTTATACTTCCTATAGTCCCCTTTATTGGAAGTGTTGTGCAGTCATTTATATGTGGCGTATCGATTACTTGGATTTTGGTTACGTTGACGTTGCTAAATATGTATATTAATATACAAAATCATCAAATTTACACAGATCAGTTAACAGGTTTGTATAATAGAAAATTTATTGAAAACTACTTGTTAAATAATATGCAAAAGCCTAAGGATGGAATATTATTTGCATTATTTATTGATGTAGATAAATTTAAAGGTATTAATGATACCTTTGGTCATTTAATAGGGGATAAAGCACTTATTCAAATTGCTACTATTTTGAAGAGAGCTTGCAGTGTGAAAAAGGATTATTTAGCCAGAATGGGTGGAGATGAATTCCTTATTGTGGGGCGAAGAGCTAGTAGAGATGAAGTTGAGGCAATGACAAGGCAAATACAAGAACGAGTCGAAATATTTAATAAATCTGGACAAGCAGAATATATACTTTCCCTCAGTATGGGATATACCGTATTTGGTGAAAATAATATCCATACGATGGATGCATTTATTAATGGAGCAGATAAGCAAATGTATTGTCATAAACACTCAAAGTAG
- a CDS encoding HlyD family secretion protein has translation MSIRIGAIVLGIGALSLLAGCSKEVKADAKMEEQVVKEDMKVEAWGEVEGTIIKEIYVDFPATVEAIKVKEGQIVKKGEELVLLNYEPYKQSILLKEKEGTLESITAEAKLTEATGQVKNITALNEELSLLEKRLTDGQDPEILSIESELTTIRQQLEDLEEDYKVQTALLEVGGSSSKIIKGIETQKTTLQTQIDTLEAKKSTLVKEKTLELEKLKAEIANAKDGLSTTEKGNNAMVQTSALKDEIGNLEISMMRDKFQKSYIKDNAIITDIESAIISKINVVEGSRVGEQSGSVLRLIDQNSLKITAHVPEEFIKSVAIGSEVEIVPYADKTISLPGKVTAIAGEAVKENGETVINIEVTPDEVSPYLQAGYGVDVFIE, from the coding sequence GTGAGTATAAGAATAGGAGCTATAGTTTTAGGAATAGGAGCTTTAAGTTTATTAGCAGGTTGTTCTAAGGAAGTGAAGGCAGATGCTAAAATGGAAGAGCAAGTTGTAAAGGAAGATATGAAAGTAGAAGCTTGGGGAGAAGTAGAAGGAACCATTATTAAAGAAATTTATGTTGATTTTCCAGCAACTGTAGAAGCCATTAAAGTAAAAGAAGGGCAAATTGTAAAAAAAGGAGAGGAACTAGTTCTTTTAAATTATGAGCCTTACAAGCAAAGCATTTTACTGAAAGAGAAAGAAGGGACTTTAGAAAGTATCACAGCAGAAGCCAAGCTAACAGAAGCCACAGGGCAGGTGAAAAATATAACCGCTTTAAATGAGGAGCTTAGTTTATTAGAAAAGCGTTTAACAGATGGTCAAGATCCGGAAATACTGAGCATAGAAAGTGAACTGACAACAATCAGGCAACAATTAGAAGATTTAGAAGAAGATTATAAGGTACAAACGGCTTTATTAGAGGTGGGAGGAAGTTCATCAAAAATAATTAAAGGCATAGAAACGCAAAAAACAACGTTGCAAACACAAATAGATACCTTAGAAGCTAAAAAAAGTACTTTAGTAAAGGAAAAAACATTAGAATTAGAGAAATTAAAAGCTGAAATAGCTAATGCTAAAGATGGGCTAAGTACTACAGAAAAAGGTAATAATGCCATGGTACAGACGAGTGCCTTGAAAGATGAAATAGGTAATTTAGAGATTTCAATGATGAGAGATAAATTTCAAAAAAGTTATATTAAAGACAATGCAATTATTACGGATATAGAGTCTGCTATCATATCTAAAATCAACGTAGTAGAAGGTTCTAGGGTAGGTGAACAAAGTGGTAGTGTACTTCGCCTTATTGATCAAAACAGTTTAAAGATTACAGCCCATGTTCCAGAAGAATTTATTAAATCGGTAGCTATAGGGAGTGAGGTAGAAATTGTGCCCTATGCAGATAAGACTATTAGTTTACCTGGCAAGGTAACAGCTATTGCTGGTGAAGCTGTTAAAGAAAATGGTGAAACAGTAATTAATATAGAAGTAACTCCGGATGAAGTAAGTCCTTATTTACAAGCGGGTTATGGCGTAGATGTTTTTATTGAATAA
- a CDS encoding 4Fe-4S dicluster-binding protein has translation MAIQKRKRYASVLEKECVACGTCILVCPKLAITVPRGIYAEVNTDLCIGCGLCKKACPASVIEMITNLAEEEINKNEKERMV, from the coding sequence ATGGCAATCCAAAAAAGAAAAAGATATGCAAGTGTATTAGAGAAAGAATGCGTGGCTTGTGGCACTTGTATTTTAGTATGCCCTAAATTAGCCATTACAGTACCGAGAGGCATTTATGCAGAGGTGAACACAGATTTATGCATAGGCTGTGGGCTTTGTAAAAAAGCGTGTCCAGCCTCTGTGATTGAAATGATTACAAATTTAGCAGAAGAGGAGATTAATAAAAATGAAAAAGAAAGAATGGTATAA
- a CDS encoding ABC transporter permease: protein MRILLKYTIKSMLEKKSRTFLIILAISLAGALFLASSQLSDSITRMYENNLRQEIGQVDVVVKPNNQSPSSFINPHLMSEVKESKVIPYVGGMGAYKIGVNTYENISINGYELEDYKAINKLSLVANSQVEPFTGPKIIVSEKAAKHYGLLVGESITLKINGVNRKLMIAGIAERQGIFAGEGNGYTSIMPMETLSEYMGGNGKPTALYVQLQEGISEEQLIGTLKSIYSRYDVEAVLDKAVFKESIAWMTDPFMLMTYMVIFMSCFIIYSSFKVIMLEKLPMMGTFRSIGASKRKMNQVLLLETCFYGVVGGLVAVILGIGILYILTWVMSSSYISGKVEMSITSISCLLTFVLANVIAFFSTLVPILSTNHISLKDIILNIKAHKSQKRFRSFLEGSGLIVFGFILGRMESPSIGTVYAVAALFLIIIGMIKILPLVILYSAEVLGIIFEKLFGNLGGLASKNIKKNKSVLNSITLITIGISILLMITTLTQNVSDQILDLFDGVFHFEVWVETGEMDEQKARNIQRNDGVYESLKFMEDFSVRVDELENREIAIEAYENDDLIRFKDYNLLGDAPQLLKQLQEGRYIIVSENLRKKFKLKVGDRLTLNFDKEKKHYEIIGFMDTIWENGRLCLLPMKYYKRDADKIYYDCIQVKVKKPEEEQQVVESLGSSFKDTWTNIYTTEDIKKWNQDSNASLMGMINAFAILAMLIGIIGVVNNLVISFIERQQSIAILRSIGMSKRQVLGMIFIEALGSGLIGAIGGIIGGILVMLNMDAVLSALNLPVKMEIIPQLFISYLVGGALITLIGSILPAKRSSKLQIIEAIKYE from the coding sequence ATGAGGATTTTACTAAAGTATACGATTAAATCTATGTTAGAGAAGAAGTCTAGGACCTTTTTAATTATATTAGCCATTAGTTTAGCTGGTGCTTTATTTTTAGCTTCTAGTCAGCTATCAGATAGTATTACTAGGATGTATGAAAATAATTTAAGGCAGGAGATAGGACAGGTAGATGTGGTTGTTAAGCCTAATAATCAATCTCCTTCGTCTTTTATAAACCCGCATTTAATGAGTGAAGTAAAAGAAAGCAAGGTGATTCCTTATGTAGGTGGTATGGGGGCATATAAGATAGGTGTTAATACCTATGAAAACATCAGTATTAACGGCTATGAATTAGAGGATTATAAGGCCATTAATAAACTGAGTTTAGTGGCAAACAGTCAGGTAGAACCTTTCACTGGACCTAAAATCATTGTGAGTGAAAAAGCGGCAAAGCATTATGGGTTATTAGTAGGAGAAAGTATAACACTTAAAATAAATGGTGTTAATAGAAAGCTCATGATAGCAGGAATTGCTGAAAGACAAGGGATTTTCGCAGGTGAGGGAAATGGTTATACCAGTATAATGCCTATGGAGACTTTAAGTGAATATATGGGTGGTAATGGAAAGCCTACAGCTTTGTATGTTCAATTGCAGGAAGGCATAAGTGAGGAGCAGCTGATAGGAACATTAAAAAGTATCTATTCACGTTATGATGTGGAAGCAGTTTTGGATAAAGCGGTTTTTAAAGAAAGCATTGCTTGGATGACAGACCCTTTTATGCTTATGACATATATGGTCATCTTTATGAGTTGTTTTATTATTTATTCTTCCTTTAAAGTCATTATGCTAGAAAAGTTGCCAATGATGGGCACCTTTAGAAGCATTGGTGCTAGTAAAAGAAAGATGAATCAAGTACTGCTTTTGGAAACTTGCTTTTATGGCGTAGTAGGCGGCTTAGTAGCAGTTATCTTAGGCATAGGCATTTTATACATCTTAACCTGGGTGATGTCTTCTAGTTATATTTCAGGGAAGGTAGAAATGAGTATTACATCTATAAGTTGTCTTTTAACGTTTGTGTTAGCCAACGTCATTGCTTTCTTTAGTACACTAGTACCTATTTTAAGCACGAATCATATTTCATTAAAGGACATTATTTTAAATATAAAAGCTCACAAATCTCAGAAGCGTTTTAGAAGTTTTTTAGAGGGAAGTGGCCTTATTGTTTTTGGTTTTATTTTAGGGAGAATGGAAAGTCCAAGTATAGGAACGGTATATGCAGTAGCAGCACTATTTCTCATCATTATAGGGATGATTAAAATTTTACCACTTGTTATTTTATACAGTGCAGAAGTATTAGGCATTATTTTTGAAAAGCTATTTGGTAATTTAGGAGGTTTAGCAAGTAAAAATATTAAAAAGAATAAAAGCGTTTTAAATAGTATTACCTTAATTACTATAGGAATTAGTATTTTGCTGATGATTACTACTCTAACACAAAATGTATCAGATCAAATTTTAGACCTATTTGACGGTGTTTTTCATTTTGAGGTATGGGTAGAAACGGGAGAGATGGACGAACAAAAAGCAAGGAACATTCAAAGAAATGATGGTGTATATGAATCCTTAAAGTTCATGGAGGACTTTTCGGTAAGGGTAGATGAATTAGAAAATAGAGAAATAGCTATTGAAGCCTATGAAAATGATGACCTTATAAGGTTTAAGGATTATAACCTATTAGGTGATGCACCACAGCTATTAAAGCAGCTTCAAGAGGGGAGATATATCATTGTGAGTGAAAACTTAAGAAAGAAGTTTAAGCTCAAGGTAGGCGATCGATTAACCTTGAATTTTGACAAGGAGAAGAAGCATTATGAGATTATCGGGTTTATGGATACCATATGGGAAAATGGTAGGTTATGCCTACTTCCTATGAAATATTATAAACGTGATGCTGATAAAATTTACTATGATTGCATCCAAGTTAAGGTGAAAAAACCAGAAGAAGAACAGCAAGTAGTAGAAAGCCTAGGTAGTTCCTTTAAAGATACTTGGACCAATATATATACGACTGAGGATATTAAAAAGTGGAATCAAGATAGTAATGCTTCTCTTATGGGGATGATTAATGCCTTTGCTATTTTAGCCATGCTTATTGGCATTATAGGAGTGGTCAACAATCTAGTTATTAGCTTCATTGAAAGGCAACAAAGTATAGCCATCTTACGTTCTATTGGGATGAGCAAGCGGCAAGTACTGGGAATGATTTTTATAGAAGCCTTGGGTTCTGGTTTAATAGGTGCTATAGGAGGTATTATAGGTGGCATACTGGTCATGCTCAATATGGATGCCGTTTTAAGTGCACTTAATCTACCAGTAAAAATGGAAATTATACCTCAGCTTTTTATAAGCTATTTGGTAGGAGGTGCACTCATTACTTTAATAGGTTCTATTTTACCAGCAAAGAGAAGTTCAAAGCTGCAGATTATTGAAGCTATTAAGTATGAGTAA
- a CDS encoding ABC transporter ATP-binding protein — protein sequence MSEVIIETKGLWKSFDLGDEKIHILKDINLTIEKGGFYSIMGPSGSGKSTLLYLLGGLDKPSEGSIKVNGKELMTMKDQEESIMRRRDMGFVFQFYNLIPNLTVEENIMLPILLDGKKLKDYKERLEELLEKVGLTARRKYTPRELSGGQQQRVAIARSLMSNPNLILADEPIGNLDSKTGIEIMELLQRINKEEGKTIVQVTHSRESANYGTHLIVVKDGQISKLETGNNEVRKIV from the coding sequence GTGTCAGAGGTTATTATTGAAACGAAGGGCTTGTGGAAAAGCTTTGATTTAGGTGATGAAAAAATACACATTTTAAAGGATATTAATCTAACTATTGAAAAAGGAGGTTTTTATTCTATTATGGGACCTTCGGGTTCTGGAAAGAGTACCTTGCTGTATCTTTTAGGGGGGTTAGATAAGCCTAGTGAAGGTAGTATTAAAGTGAATGGAAAAGAATTAATGACCATGAAAGACCAAGAAGAAAGTATTATGAGACGAAGAGATATGGGGTTCGTTTTTCAGTTTTATAATTTAATTCCTAATTTAACAGTAGAGGAAAATATTATGCTGCCTATTTTATTAGACGGTAAAAAATTAAAAGATTATAAAGAAAGGTTAGAAGAACTGTTGGAGAAAGTAGGACTTACTGCTAGAAGAAAATATACACCGAGAGAACTATCAGGAGGACAGCAACAAAGAGTAGCGATTGCTAGATCTCTTATGAGCAATCCCAATCTCATCTTAGCAGATGAGCCTATTGGTAATTTAGATAGCAAAACAGGTATAGAGATTATGGAATTACTTCAACGTATTAATAAAGAGGAAGGAAAAACCATTGTACAGGTCACTCACTCTAGAGAATCTGCTAATTATGGGACTCATTTGATTGTAGTGAAGGATGGACAGATTAGTAAGCTAGAGACTGGTAACAATGAAGTAAGAAAAATCGTTTGA
- the thiD gene encoding bifunctional hydroxymethylpyrimidine kinase/phosphomethylpyrimidine kinase produces MKKILTIAGSDCSGGAGIQADMKTITAHKMYAMSVITALTAQNTTGVYGVVDVAADFVGKQLDAIFTDIVPDAVKIGMVSNEGIIKVIVEKLVQYDAKHIVVDPVMVATSGGKLLNLGAERALVEKLLPLAEVITPNIPEAECLCGFSVQSKEDMLKAAEVISNNLSGAVLIKGGHFTEGADDLLYNKGKALWIVGERIATDNTHGTGCTLSSAIACNLAVDFTLAESIEKAKFYVRGALEDGLNLGKGNGPLNHCYNLNKR; encoded by the coding sequence ATGAAAAAAATATTGACGATTGCGGGTTCAGATTGTAGTGGTGGTGCTGGCATTCAAGCTGATATGAAGACGATTACGGCGCATAAGATGTATGCCATGAGCGTGATTACAGCTTTAACAGCTCAAAATACCACAGGCGTTTATGGTGTAGTGGATGTAGCAGCTGATTTTGTGGGAAAACAGTTAGATGCTATTTTTACAGATATTGTACCTGATGCTGTAAAGATTGGTATGGTATCTAATGAAGGAATTATTAAAGTAATTGTAGAAAAACTTGTACAGTATGATGCAAAACACATTGTAGTAGATCCAGTCATGGTGGCTACTAGTGGTGGTAAACTATTAAATCTAGGTGCAGAGAGGGCTTTAGTAGAGAAGCTCTTACCATTAGCTGAAGTCATTACTCCTAATATTCCAGAAGCTGAATGCTTATGTGGTTTTTCGGTTCAAAGCAAAGAGGATATGTTAAAAGCAGCTGAAGTGATTTCAAATAACTTGTCAGGGGCTGTACTTATTAAAGGAGGGCATTTCACAGAAGGTGCTGATGACCTATTATATAACAAAGGAAAAGCGCTATGGATTGTAGGAGAAAGAATTGCTACAGATAATACCCATGGGACAGGGTGTACATTATCTTCAGCTATAGCATGTAACTTGGCAGTAGATTTCACTCTAGCTGAAAGCATAGAAAAAGCAAAGTTTTATGTAAGAGGTGCATTAGAAGATGGGTTAAATCTAGGTAAAGGGAACGGGCCTTTAAATCATTGCTATAACCTCAATAAAAGATAA
- the thiE gene encoding thiamine phosphate synthase: MKCDKKDLLLYAVTDRSWVGKVSLEEQVKEALEAGVTFLQLREKELSKEAFIEEAKRIKKLTDIYHIPFIINDEVEVALAVNADGVHVGQKDMEVGDVRALIGPDKILGVSAQTVEQAICAEARGADYLGVGAVFSTSTKQDAKGVSFETLKAICNAVHIPVIAIGGITKDNMVQLKDSGIVGVAVVSAIFASQNIREATCALKEKAEQVIGR, translated from the coding sequence TTGAAGTGCGATAAAAAGGATTTATTACTTTATGCTGTAACAGATAGAAGCTGGGTAGGTAAAGTCAGCTTAGAAGAGCAAGTCAAAGAAGCTTTAGAAGCTGGAGTTACTTTTTTACAACTAAGAGAAAAAGAGTTGTCAAAGGAAGCCTTTATTGAAGAAGCAAAAAGAATAAAAAAGCTAACAGATATTTACCATATTCCTTTTATCATTAATGATGAAGTAGAAGTTGCCTTAGCAGTAAATGCAGATGGTGTCCATGTTGGTCAAAAAGACATGGAAGTGGGAGATGTGAGAGCATTAATAGGACCAGATAAAATCTTAGGAGTGTCAGCTCAAACAGTAGAGCAGGCTATATGTGCAGAAGCCAGAGGAGCTGATTACCTAGGTGTAGGTGCTGTGTTTTCTACTTCAACTAAGCAAGATGCAAAAGGTGTATCCTTTGAAACCTTAAAAGCCATTTGTAATGCTGTACATATTCCAGTTATTGCAATAGGGGGGATTACCAAGGATAATATGGTGCAATTAAAAGATTCAGGGATTGTAGGTGTAGCAGTGGTATCCGCTATATTTGCTAGTCAAAACATAAGAGAAGCAACCTGTGCCTTAAAGGAGAAAGCAGAGCAAGTAATAGGTAGGTGA